DNA sequence from the Melospiza georgiana isolate bMelGeo1 chromosome 7, bMelGeo1.pri, whole genome shotgun sequence genome:
TACATCTGAAGGCTTGAAGCTTGTATGTGAAGTCTGCTCCTCTTAATGCTTCCCTACACCTTGAAACAGTACCTTCAGGCAGGGAGCTCCCTTTGCCCACCTCACAGGAAATGTACTGGCTCAGCATTTCAGGAACTGTAAGGACCATCTCTGTGTGGGCTGGGAATGTCCAGAGACCATTCTTCTGCCCCAAGGCAAGGCAGTCTTCCCTCTGCCTCACTGACCTCCATCCCAACCTACACATTATCAGCTACCCTTGGCCTCTCCTCTGAGCAGTTtccctgggaaaggcaggggcATCCACGTCCCCTTTAGAGCAGATTGCTGGGGTTTCCTTAATGAAATGCTTAGCTTGCACTTCTGCCTGCTTATGCCAGAGGGTGAAATGGTTCAAATGGCTTCACTGGTTAGTTAATGGTCACATTTTCTCCATGAGAGTCCAGATGAGCAGACACCATACCCAGCTGTGTTATGCAAGAGCAATAGCTGGAGGGAAAGAGCCAGTGTGACTCAGAGTGGAAATTCCTGTGGCTAGGCAGAGGCAGGGTTTGCTGTTCTAAAAACCAAGAATTCGGGACATGGAGACTCCAGGACAGCTGCTGCCTTGAAGCACTGTCATCTTCCCAGGAACCTCACTAACCCCATTTTGTTCACATCATGCCTCCCTTCCCATTTTAAAAGTTGAATTCCATGCTGAGGGATATGCTTGGTGGGGGAAAACCTCAAAGCCAGAGCAGATGTCCTGTCTGGAATAAATGAACACAGCAAACAGCTATGAAGACTTCCATTGCAACAGACCCCTTCTGATGACACCCAACACAGGTACACTGGTCTCCAGCAAACTGGGCCAGTAACTTCTGTCCATGAGCCTGTCAGCAGCATGGCCTGGCGCCCTTGAACGGGTGGGTTAAAGGTGCCTGGAACACCCTGTAGGCCCTGCTCCATAGCCATGCCCAAACAGGAGGGTGGCTCCCCAGGAGCTTAAGCAGATGAGTGAGGTGAGCCAGTGGCACAGATGAACACAGGTATAAGCATGCACTGAGCctccccagctgcacacagatgtctcattttctccaggctgcacaCAGTTGTTCACAGACATGCTAAGTGCTTACTACAAGTCTCTGAATGCTCCCCAGCTAAACAGCAATTGGAAAAGGTAGCTGACACCAGACTTAACTGAGTCCAGTCCATAACTTGGCAATGACTGGTTCAAGCCCACAAATTCAGTATATTCATAGCTCTAAAAAGTTGCAATTCAAGAGCtgtcacacagagctgctgagtgTTCCTGCAGCATTTGAGCATTAGCAAGATGAAACGTCAAGGTGAAGACCAttctctgctcctcctcaggcATGGCATGACACTATCTcacccctcctctccctttaCAGCCTCCTCAACATGCTCAGCTGGCTGGAGATCCTACACCATAGCTATCCACACTACTGGGCCTCACTGTGGGGACTGAAGTATTCATTGTGGTGTTTCTCATCTGTAACACATAATACGCTTGATTGTCCAAATAAGCAAGATTATTGATGATACAGATGCCAATGCAAGAGCCAGGAAAATGAACTGTCTGTGCCTATTAGCATGTTCTTCCATCCCAGTCCAGCATGGAGCAAAGCATTTTCATGTGTTAAACCGCCTTTGTGCTCACTTCAGCAGCTTATTTGGCAATGCTGCTTCAAGCAAGCAGGCATCTGAATTGAGGACCAGACCCTTTCCCTGTAACTCAGTTTCCATACCTGCATAAACACCTTTCCAATCACCACATCATCGTCGTCCTTAAATACTGTGCTGAACACAACCGTGACACGGTCCTTCTTTGCCTCAACGTACCTGCAGGTGGCAGAGAGAGAACCCACCTGTGAACCAGAGCTAGGGAGTTCAAAAGGACAAGGTCAAGTAGATACAACAGCCATTCACAGGCCTGGGTGCTGTAAATTTTCCCTCCCCTGAGACAGTATTTACAGGGAGCACAACATtctgctgggagtggccagTTCCTCTCCTGCATGCAGCCACAAGTGATGACACTAACAGAGACTCTTGTGTAACATCCCAGCAGCCCGAGGCATTACCCTAATGGGATACTTGTGGCAGCCTAGAACAGGCCCTTATTACCCTGGCCAAAGCATGGAGCAGGAGGATTTCCTGACTTTCCACCAAAACCTacagctgtgcacaggagcaGACTACTGACCACTGTCCAACCCCCGTGCTTTTAGTTTGAACACTTACATTGTCTCATCATCCCTGTAGTGGATGActgctcttttttctccttctttgcCCTCTTCCTGGAATTTGAAATACTTCTCAAAGACTGAAGCAAAGCAGTTGCGCTTCAACATGCCGGCTTGGTGCACAATGGCATCCTTGTCTGCAGGAAGGTTCTCCAGGTCGTAGAGCAAAGAGACATTGTAACCTGGGAAGGGACAGCCACTAGCTTTAATAATCTACATAGGGCCTTAATGAAAGCAGAgacattttttttaagagacaCCTACAGTCCCACTTTTGCCTTAAATCCTCCCAAAAGCCCCAGGGGTGAGTTATTCCCTCTCCAAGCACTTGCCAAAAGCCATGCCTGCACTCGGCGCGTGGCCATGGCAACGTTCCCGGGGCTCCTTCCCAAGCTCCCAGACACACGTGCTGGCTGAACTGCTCCCAAGTTTTTGCAGTGAGTAGGAAGAGATGTTGTCACAGGTAACCATGGTTTTTCTGTGTCTTACAAAGCATCTTTGAGAAGAACAAAGACCCCAACCGTGAGGAACAGAGGCTTCCTGGAGGAGGACTGCATAAAGAATTACAGCTTGTGCTGCAAGCTACTTCATCCCTGACGTGTCTGAGCCACTTTTTAAATTGGCAATTTCAAATTGCAATTCATTGTACAGAGAGCCTCAGATATCAAGCTCTTCAAGTTCAGCCTTCATATGAGCATTTCTCAGGTGACTTAAGTAACTTTGGAATtgcattcacacacacacacacacacagagtgaaTGTTATTGCAGGGTTACCTGATTCAGGATTTACCAAGTAGCTTCCATAGACTTTCTTCAATAcctagaaaagaaattaaacactGAATGCACAAGCTATCAAGACTTGtttcctcctgcacagcctAGGCCATATTTGGTCTTCTTTTAGAAGTATCAAATTACAGCACCTGCCTCCCCTAGTGTCTAAGAGAACTTAGACAAATATTAAGTCATCAGCTTCTAGTACTATTGGCTGTTCCTGTTCTAGGGAGGGCTCCTTGAACTCCACTGACAGAGGACATACTGCAGGAGAGGACTCAAAACTGGAACTCTTTCAAGTTCTTGCTAGTCGGATTTGTGTGGGGAAGAAGCCTTATAGCTCATACCTTCAAAGGCGAACAATCAGCAGAGCCTGACACAACAGACCTGAGGGCTACCACTTTTCCTTCCATTCAAAGGCAGATGCAAAGTGTGCCTGGTCCCTCTCCTCACAGGACGGCAAGTTCAGAGCACACCATGGCCTGGTGATCACACAGTGACTGTCTCAGCCTAGTGCACGAACAGATGGGCATCGAGAGGAGACTGCCACGCAGGCTTGGATGCCTCCCAGAAGCAGAACCGCCTACAGCACAGCAAAAACCTTTCTTCAAACGTAATTACTGCTGAATTTTACATCAATGGCAATTTCCAACTGAGCCATAGCTCTGTGTCAATGAGGGGGCTGGAAACAGGCAGTATTTCACAGAGAAGAACACAACAGTGTTGAGGCAGAACTGGCCCTCCTGGGATGACACCCACGACCACGTGGAAAGGCTACACAGACTCTCTGCATGCCAAAACCTCCTTGTAGAGagcctgcctgcagcagtgcaggagatGCCCTGTCTTAGCAGGAAGCCCACTCTGCATTCCTCACAGTGGGGTTTCACCAAAGACAGAGCAGAAACAAGCAACATTGTCTGCAGGGAAGTGCAGAAAGCAACATTATGACAACTGGAGactgaaaaatttaatttctatttagtACTTCCAAGCCAGTCCTGTGCAGATCCCATTTTCCTCTAGAAGTTTATAGAAATTTGCCTTTCACCACTACAATGGCTGCTGGTGCACAGTGCTGTCGGCCACTTGCCCACCACAGGAATTTTCTTGGGATCACACACTGCACTGATTCTCACTATACATGCTGGGAAGGCTCCACCATTTGGGCTGCTTGACACTCCTCATGCCAGCAGTGGTACTTTCAGTAGTAGGCAGTGCTCCACCTGGAAAGCTCTGCTTTCAGGAACCAGGAAAGCAGGACACTCAATCATATCTCTTCTGACTTAGGTGGGTCTTACGGCAACGCGCAGGAATTCACTTTGGGTTCAAATCACCCATTTCTTACTAGACTCACAGTAAACTGATGGAGCAgtttccttgttttcttccaAGGACAGACACCCAGAGGCAAAAGCCTGCTGAGAAGCTCTGGGTGAACCCCATTCGCTACATGTGGAGATCTGAAAACTGACTCAGGAACTGAGTCACACTTCCTGCCTTGCCATCCAACCACAGCTCAGAGAGGCTCCTTTTTTCTACCATAAATGGCCCTCCGCAGCCACAGGGCCCAGTCAACAGGAACTGAGCCTGGGACTTCACACAGCACCACTGAAAAGGGAACCAATCTGAAAACCAAGGTCTGCACACACAACAGGAGCCCAACACTTGCTCTCAAGTGTGGTTAGGAGTCAGAAGAGAAGCACCACAGCTCTGTCTTGGCACCTTCCTTCACTTGTGGGCTCAACACATCAGTCAGGGAAACTATTTCTAATGGTCAGGCTTCACTTTGAACTTGTGAAATTAGCAGTGCCTTCCACCTTTCAGGCTGCAGGATGACTACTTTTGCACCAGAGAGTGTGAACACATTTGCCCTTGTCTTTCAGCAAAGTGGGACTCCTGGTTGGCACAGGGCTGATCCTTTGACCAGTGTGAGATGGGAACACAGATGCTTCTCTAAGAGTCAGATGTTAGATACACCACAAAGGCATTGCCATCAACACAGTATTTGTAGGCAGGAGGCCTGGAGATGCTTACTCACCTCATCAGCACCGTGTTCCTGGAGTTCCTTGTAGAATTTCAGAGAAATACTGACCATCACTTTTGTCTTGTCTCCATTGGGGTTTGAAATATGGTAAAGGACTCCATCGAAGTCTAAGAAACAAGCAAGAGAAATGTGAGGGAGCAGGAACCAGCTCCTATTTCTGAGGAAGGCTTTCCCTGCAAGTTCTAGTAACTGCATAAAGCGACAGTGCTCCTCTTGCTCCAgccctcacacacacagcaagAGGGAAACCCGCAAttaaggaaaatggaaatgtcATATAGGGAGACCTGCTATCATTCACAAGGCTGAAACAATTTTGACACCTGTCCATCACAGAAAGCTTTAGTCTAGTGTCACTTAGCATCCCTGGCAAATCCACTTGTGCTCAATGCACAAGGATACAAACATGCAGAGACGGGAGCCTTCTGGAGGGCCAGCACAGAAAGTGACTGACATGCCCAccaggccagagctgcagcctgcaggagaaAACCTCTCTGCCAGCAAAGGCAgcgcagctgctgcctgctgtgagaGCTTCCACTTCACTGCAGAacgggcagggagggcaggaggaagggaaaggcaACCCTCCAGCTACCTAGCAAGCTCCACTTCCCCACAGAGCTTTGCAGCTTACCCAGATTCCTGATAACAGAAGCAAAAAATCAGTTGCTGAATGAGTACTTGAACTTTCTTGGCATTTCTCTTCCTGAAGAGCAAACTTGAGGTGATGAATCCATTTTGCCTGTCACCCTAAGTCAGCTTCCTAACAACCCAAACCAAATGGTGCTAAGCAGCACCAAGGGCAGGACTAGAGAACAGATGAGGTAAAAGAGAAGAGCTGTGTAGCAGGCACACACCAAAGCACTACCACCAGTGAACTCAGTGCTCTAGGGAAGTCCCAGGGAAGGcagacagacagagaaataGTGGGGCAGCCAactctggggatgctgcagggtcTCCACattgcctctgcccagtggtgTGGGCAGACTGTTCAAGCCAGCCCTTAGTTCTGAAAAGTCAAGAGAGCTGCCAACCTTACCTGCAAATGTTACTTCTACTGCCTCTGGTTTATttctaaaaagcaaagaaaacaaaggatgTAAATGAGGACTCTTAACAGCAGCTTCCAAGCTGTAAAGGAAAAAGGATTAATTTCCAACACCTTATTTTTCACAGGCAGCCCTTCCTCAAAACCCCTTTATCTCTTGCTGTCCGACTAATAGTAACCTCTGAGAAGAGACCTTAGACTTTTTCCCCTTCCTATAAGCACCAGTTTTACCCCAGATGACATAAAATAGACTTTGAAGCTGGCACAGATTTCCAGTATTCTAATTTATTATTAgattgtgacatcacagattTCCAGTTAGAAATGCCTAAGAAAGCTACCCCTTCTAAGAAGTTTGTTTTCACAAGCACACACTCTGTACAGAATGGCCATGACACAGGTTTTGGGACAGAGGACCTTTTGTAAGGTTCTGCAATACCAGTTCATGGAAGGAGCTGAGTAATCCTTCCTGACACAGTGCCCTCTTTGCCATCAATACCAGTTCTGCAGATGCATTGATATAACTTGCTTGCAGAGAAGATGCCTTTTCCAAGTTAGGAAAGTGTTAGTAGTGTCAGGAGCAGGTCAAAGAAGGAAACTTTCCACACGTTCATTTCATCTTGCCCCCCTTCCAAAACACCCCAATATTTTGCCAACAGCCTCTGCAGAAAAACTGCAGCTCTGGATGTGCTCTAACACCGTCCTGAGCAGTGTCTGGGACCCCCATCAGCAACAAAACCCTCTGCAAGCCAAAGGCACATCACATCTCACACTGTGACTATGAAGATTAAACTGCTTCTTAACAAACCCTATTTTGACATTTGTTCATGATTTGTGAAAGAGTAGGACTCCATGAAAGATGTAACTGCTTTGGAAGGTCATTTTATTGGGATTGGCACTACATAACTGCTTTCACAGCTCCAAGGGGACTGGTATTAATAGGTCATTCTCCAACAGGGAATTGATGCAAAGGTATCTCcactgctgagagcaggcaTGGAAAATGAGAACAGGATAAAAATGCCAGTCTGCTACCGCTGTTTCACACTGTAtctccatttatttttcaaaagtaGATAATATTCGAATACAGGCTAATAATGCTGCTGCTAACAGAAATCTAGTCTCTAACAGTTCATTCCCACCTGTCTGAACCAACATACTGAAATAACTCCCCAGAGTAAAGTCAGTGGTCTcagccatgctgctgctgttgcccaGAGACCAGCTTCAACCCTTTTGCCAAAACTTGCTCTTCCACACACTTATGTGCTGCTGGGTACTGGTTACACTGTGGTACACACACTGAGGAAGGTCAGGGGGGAAGTGATGACTCAATATCTATTTTCCCTGACAATATTCTGTAACAATTAACAATTTAAATGATTTTATCTCAGCAGCAAGCATAGTTTTTTCCATCAGCTTAGCTGCAGCCAGCCTCATTCCTGGAAGGCAGAAATGACCACAATGTGATAAAACTCAAGCTGGGCAATACAGGGAGACCAAAACACTGCACTGATCCCAGACACTCACCAGGTCAACATTTTACTCCAGCAGAAACGGAGAAATTAACCCCCAGATGGAGAACCTAAGTGAAAATGAGGAGGTGTTCCTGCTTcttaaaagtgatcagctgtgaaaggcaaaAGGCCTTTTTTTATCTGAAGGCTGGAGAGCCTCTGTCTTTTGTGCCACCTTGCTGAGGATAAAAAACTACACACTTGAAAGAAGCGGAGCAAGTGCACCCAAAGCAGGTCCTTTCGTTTGAAAGCTGTGCCAGCTACCCGTGACCtctcttgctttcatttctcctccccagctgggCCTGAGACAGGCTCAGCAGGCATCCCTGGCTGCTTATTTAGCCTGGGCTCTTGGAAAGGGGAGCAATTCCACAAGCATGTCCAAGCCACTTCTGCTCACTGAGGatggctcagagcagagatgaaagaaaatCCCAGAGATCCCACTCGGTCAGCTGATGCAGACGTATTCCTCTTTTAGAGCACCACACTCAGACGTGGGAATCAGCTTGGATGGCAGtataaatttttataaaaaaagaaacctatGTAGGAAGCTTTAAAGATAGCACAGCCAGGCACATGAGAGCTAGGAATATTAAACAGGATGCATCCTTAAACCTCAGTTCCATCTTCTCAAAATTACAGCTTTCAAACCCCATTCCCCACATACATAGAGCTGACACCTCCCAGAGCCCCCGCTCCCAGCGGAGCCTTCTAAACACAGCACCTCCCTCTGAGAAATGCAAGGAAGTGGCTGACAGTCCGTGCACTGGAGTGGT
Encoded proteins:
- the ARPC2 gene encoding actin-related protein 2/3 complex subunit 2; amino-acid sequence: MILLEVNNRIIEETLTLKFEGAAAGNKPEAVEVTFADFDGVLYHISNPNGDKTKVMVSISLKFYKELQEHGADEVLKKVYGSYLVNPESGYNVSLLYDLENLPADKDAIVHQAGMLKRNCFASVFEKYFKFQEEGKEGEKRAVIHYRDDETMYVEAKKDRVTVVFSTVFKDDDDVVIGKVFMQEFKEGRRASHTAPQVLFSHREPPLELKDTDAAVGDNIGYITFVLFPRHTNAAARDNTINLIHTFRDYLHYHIKCSKAYIHTRMRAKTSDFLKVLNRARPDAEKKEMKTITGKTFTTR